A genome region from Coleofasciculaceae cyanobacterium includes the following:
- a CDS encoding S-layer homology domain-containing protein, with protein MTNSSPPEPQNPIPERRRRPATGVTFDEMIAIIVAFSTIGAILFWSIGGRNRNFGLGSSSNLLFSDRTTDTGLGLGNSGLEDTSSGEVESDEQELVTRLRQQESPVAYVPPAQDLDLPPRVEQKSYQLDSGAKLVPLTGIATLPALRTNPQEKINTRDRLQTKTPEKTVKPVKPQATAPRQTEMPRDVTSDDWAYPFVKQMSDRGLVSALTRDQNFEPNKLITRASMATLIIRAFDTQPETQGIKQFQDVTNRNEIAADIDKAVRLGFMKGYPENTFRPLENIPRYQVLVALATGLGLKPSQDADQILQKLNGSKNLPDWAKEQIAAAYEAKLIVNRPGFAKNSLMPNKSATRAEVAAMIHQALVQQGRLQPIDSEYILQP; from the coding sequence ATGACAAATTCATCACCTCCAGAACCGCAGAATCCGATTCCAGAGCGCAGAAGAAGACCGGCAACTGGCGTAACCTTTGACGAAATGATTGCGATTATTGTTGCTTTTTCTACTATTGGAGCAATATTATTTTGGTCTATTGGCGGTAGAAATCGCAATTTTGGTTTGGGAAGTAGTAGCAATTTACTATTTTCAGATCGAACCACAGATACGGGTCTTGGTCTTGGTAATTCTGGTCTAGAAGATACTAGCTCGGGCGAAGTAGAATCTGATGAACAAGAATTAGTTACTCGCTTGCGTCAGCAAGAATCACCCGTTGCTTATGTTCCTCCCGCGCAAGACCTTGATTTACCGCCAAGAGTAGAACAAAAATCTTATCAGCTTGATTCTGGAGCAAAGCTAGTTCCTTTGACTGGAATTGCAACTCTACCAGCATTGAGAACTAATCCTCAGGAGAAAATTAATACTCGCGATCGATTACAAACTAAAACTCCTGAAAAAACTGTTAAGCCAGTAAAACCACAAGCAACTGCTCCTAGACAAACCGAAATGCCTAGGGATGTTACTTCTGACGATTGGGCTTATCCATTTGTGAAGCAAATGAGCGATCGGGGATTGGTTAGCGCCTTAACAAGAGATCAAAATTTTGAACCAAATAAGCTGATTACTAGAGCTAGTATGGCTACTTTAATTATCCGAGCTTTTGATACGCAGCCTGAAACTCAAGGGATTAAACAATTTCAAGATGTAACCAATAGAAATGAGATTGCAGCTGATATCGATAAAGCCGTTCGCCTTGGCTTTATGAAGGGTTATCCTGAGAATACGTTTCGTCCTCTAGAAAATATTCCTCGCTATCAAGTATTAGTTGCTCTGGCAACAGGATTGGGTTTAAAACCATCTCAAGATGCTGACCAAATTCTGCAAAAACTCAATGGTAGTAAGAATTTACCTGATTGGGCAAAAGAACAGATAGCCGCTGCTTATGAAGCAAAATTAATTGTTAATCGTCCTGGTTTTGCGAAAAATTCGCTTATGCCCAACAAATCAGCAACTCGTGCCGAGGTAGCAGCGATGATTCACCAAGCTTTGGTCCAACAAGGAAGACTCCAACCTATAGATTCCGAATATATTCTTCAACCATAA
- a CDS encoding iron-sulfur cluster assembly accessory protein gives MIDISPAAIIEIKRLRSNRQTTGSSLILTVKSGGCAGLFYDLKFEQSAILISNDPDLSLKDGDRLLTISGINLKVDAKSWRYIENLRLDYSEDLMGGGFRFHNPRIISICGCGISFAELK, from the coding sequence ATGATTGATATTAGTCCAGCTGCAATAATAGAGATTAAGCGTCTTCGATCAAACAGACAAACTACCGGCAGCTCTTTGATACTTACAGTTAAGTCAGGGGGCTGCGCTGGTTTATTTTACGATTTAAAATTTGAACAGAGCGCAATATTGATAAGTAATGATCCTGATTTATCTTTAAAAGATGGCGATCGCTTATTAACAATCAGCGGAATCAATTTAAAAGTTGATGCTAAATCTTGGAGGTATATCGAAAATCTAAGACTAGACTACTCAGAAGATCTGATGGGTGGAGGATTTCGCTTTCATAATCCTCGAATAATCAGCATTTGTGGCTGCGGCATATCTTTTGCCGAACTAAAATAA
- the ylqF gene encoding ribosome biogenesis GTPase YlqF has product MSAPPIQWYPGHIAKAERQLKEQLKKVDVVLEVLDARIPMASHHPQIDSWIGSKPRIIVLNRMDMIPESAKQDWLRWFQAQSKQPYFANAKQGKGIKAIKSAAQKTGVAMNQRRRDRGMRPRPVRAVVIGFPNVGKSALINRLVGKKIVVSERRAGVTRQLRWVRISDEIELLDAPGVIPWRLENQHDAIKLAICEDIGQASYDNQVVAACGVDLLINIGYDQTLKSRFNFDFDPAETTGEAFIQEVSDRSYQGDKERVARQILDDFRTGNMGEIPLELPPFLSSK; this is encoded by the coding sequence ATGTCTGCTCCCCCTATTCAATGGTATCCAGGTCATATTGCCAAAGCCGAAAGGCAGCTAAAAGAACAGCTCAAAAAAGTTGACGTAGTTCTCGAAGTACTGGATGCGAGAATACCGATGGCTTCTCATCATCCTCAGATAGATAGCTGGATTGGCAGCAAGCCAAGAATTATAGTTTTAAATCGCATGGATATGATTCCTGAATCTGCTAAACAAGATTGGTTACGGTGGTTTCAAGCTCAGTCAAAACAACCATATTTTGCCAATGCTAAACAGGGAAAGGGAATTAAGGCCATTAAAAGTGCTGCTCAAAAAACAGGAGTGGCGATGAATCAGCGTCGGCGCGATCGCGGAATGCGTCCTCGTCCAGTGCGTGCAGTAGTAATTGGCTTTCCTAACGTGGGCAAGTCTGCTCTCATCAACCGTTTAGTCGGCAAAAAAATTGTAGTTAGTGAGCGTCGTGCAGGAGTAACTCGTCAGCTACGCTGGGTCAGAATCTCCGATGAAATTGAATTACTTGATGCTCCTGGAGTTATTCCCTGGCGGTTAGAAAATCAGCACGATGCGATAAAATTAGCTATTTGTGAGGATATTGGTCAAGCCTCTTATGATAATCAGGTCGTTGCAGCCTGTGGGGTAGATTTACTAATAAATATAGGTTACGATCAGACCTTAAAATCTCGCTTTAATTTTGATTTCGACCCCGCCGAAACAACGGGAGAAGCCTTTATTCAAGAAGTTAGCGATCGCTCTTATCAAGGAGACAAGGAAAGAGTAGCCCGTCAGATACTGGATGATTTTCGGACAGGAAATATGGGAGAGATTCCCCTGGAGTTGCCCCCCTTTTTAAGTAGCAAGTAG
- the gltB gene encoding glutamate synthase large subunit, giving the protein MEFKPVTSNNVPQPDSPSKPFQGQRWLVEERDACGVGFIAYQDGRQSNKTVKQALKALGCMEHRGGCSADRDSGDGAGVMTALPQKVFAAWFAENNISQPQPEAWGVGMVFLPQDMSQIAESKQFIEKIVKAENLRVLGWRKVPVSPEILGQQARDNQPHIEQIVVSSPDNLVGDDLERKLYIARSRVGKKLSDDFYICSFSCRTIVYKGMVRAVILGDFYQDLLNPDYESNFAVYHRRFSTNTMPKWPFAQPMRILGHNGEINTLLGNINWMSNREKELISSFSESTLPGWTQDEIEGLTPIVNNDNSDSYNLDSAMELLVRTGRSITEAAMILVPEAYQNQPSLAEYPEIVDFYEYHSGQQEPWDGPALLVFGDGKTVGAALDRNGLRPARYTITKDGYIVVGSETGVVDLPDEEVIEKGRLGPGQTIVVDLQTKEILRNWKVKQRVAQANPYREWIEQYRQSVEPQKFGTKNLLASNELLCRQTAFGYTAEDVELIIQSMAINGKEPTFCMGDDIPLAVLSDKPRLLYDYFKQRFAQVTNPAIDPLRESLVMSLSMQLGAKGNILNLKPEDAKLLKLESPVLNDEELASIEATDFKTQSLSTLYQISTGPDGLKDAVAKLCQDATAAVKAGVEIIILSDRPKAYQIGTEYSYIPPLLAVGAVHHHLSRQGLRLRTSLVVDTAQCWSTHHFACLIGYGASAVCPYLALESVRQWWNDPKTQKLMQNERIEAVALDKAQQNYRQSIEAGLLKILSKMGISLLSSYHGAQIFEALGLGVDLVDLAFAGTTSRLGGLTVAELAHEIIAFHHRAFPELQGKKLENYGFVKYKKGGEYHMNSPEMSKALHKAVESKQYDHYELYKQYLHGRPVTALRDLLDFNPDRESISIDEVESVASIVKRFCTGGMSLGSLSREAHETLAVAMNRIGGKSNSGEGGEDSIRFKVLNDVEANGKSPTLPHLNGLKNGDTASSAIKQVASGRFGVTPEYLMSAKQLEIKLAQGAKPGEGGQLPGKKVSPYIASLRRSKPGVTLISPPPHHDIYSIEDLAQLIFDLHQINPQAKVSVKLVAEIGIGTIAAGVAKANSDVIQISGHDGGTGASPLSSIKHAGVSWELGLTEVHRVLLQNQLRDRVLLRADGGLRTGWDVIMAALMGAEEYGFGSIAMIAEGCIMARVCHMNTCPVGVATQQQHLRDRFKGIPENVVNFFYFVAEEVRSLLAKLGYRSLSEIIGRTDLLVQNLNAQIAKTKGLDLSCLIDLPNVKNDRSWLEHVEVHTNGAVLDEEILADEAIKSAIANQDKVTKDVTIINTDRSVGARISGEIASKYGNSGFAGEITLQFKGTAGQSFGAFNLPGMNLILSGEANDYVGKGMHGGEIIITPAQNATYDFATNVIVGNTCLYGATGGELYANGRAGERFAVRNSLAKAVIEGAGDHCCEYMTGGLIVVLGEVGRNVGAGMTGGLGYFLDENNTFPNKVNPEIVKIQRVVADEGEKQLKEMIQNHVDKTGSPKGKAILQDWDNYLGKFWQVVPPSEADSPEAGAAETKTLTSV; this is encoded by the coding sequence ATGGAATTTAAACCAGTTACAAGTAACAATGTGCCTCAGCCAGACTCACCATCTAAGCCCTTTCAAGGTCAAAGGTGGTTAGTAGAAGAAAGAGATGCCTGCGGGGTAGGTTTTATTGCCTATCAAGATGGTCGCCAAAGCAACAAGACTGTCAAGCAAGCTTTAAAAGCCTTAGGATGTATGGAGCATCGCGGGGGATGTAGTGCCGATCGCGACTCGGGAGATGGTGCGGGAGTTATGACTGCCTTACCACAAAAAGTTTTTGCGGCTTGGTTTGCTGAAAATAATATTTCTCAGCCACAGCCAGAGGCTTGGGGTGTGGGAATGGTATTTTTGCCTCAAGATATGAGTCAAATTGCCGAATCTAAGCAGTTTATCGAAAAGATAGTTAAAGCGGAAAACTTACGGGTACTGGGTTGGCGAAAAGTACCAGTAAGCCCAGAAATACTAGGTCAACAGGCAAGAGATAATCAGCCTCATATTGAGCAAATAGTAGTTAGCTCGCCTGACAATCTTGTAGGAGACGATCTAGAACGCAAACTATATATAGCGCGATCGCGAGTCGGCAAAAAACTATCAGATGATTTTTATATCTGTTCTTTTTCTTGTCGTACTATTGTGTACAAAGGTATGGTGCGTGCGGTTATTTTAGGCGATTTTTATCAGGATTTGCTAAATCCAGATTATGAAAGCAACTTTGCCGTTTATCATCGTCGTTTTAGTACTAATACAATGCCAAAATGGCCCTTTGCTCAACCGATGCGCATTTTAGGTCATAACGGTGAAATTAATACTCTGCTAGGTAATATCAACTGGATGTCCAATAGAGAAAAAGAATTGATATCTAGCTTCAGCGAGTCAACCTTACCTGGCTGGACTCAGGATGAGATTGAAGGACTAACGCCAATTGTCAATAACGATAATAGTGATTCTTACAACTTAGATAGTGCTATGGAGTTGCTGGTAAGAACTGGTCGCAGCATTACCGAAGCTGCCATGATTCTTGTCCCCGAAGCATATCAAAACCAGCCTTCGTTAGCAGAATATCCAGAAATTGTTGATTTTTACGAATACCATAGTGGGCAGCAAGAACCTTGGGATGGGCCAGCATTACTAGTGTTTGGCGACGGTAAAACAGTTGGTGCAGCTTTAGACCGCAACGGTTTGCGCCCTGCACGCTACACCATTACGAAAGATGGCTATATAGTTGTAGGTTCAGAGACAGGAGTAGTGGATCTGCCTGATGAGGAAGTAATCGAAAAAGGTAGATTGGGACCTGGTCAAACAATAGTGGTCGATCTTCAAACTAAAGAAATATTGCGTAACTGGAAAGTAAAACAACGAGTTGCGCAAGCAAATCCTTATCGCGAATGGATCGAGCAATATCGCCAGTCAGTTGAGCCTCAGAAATTTGGGACAAAAAATCTTTTGGCCTCAAACGAACTATTATGTCGGCAAACTGCTTTTGGCTATACAGCTGAAGATGTGGAGCTGATTATTCAGTCAATGGCAATCAACGGCAAAGAGCCAACTTTCTGTATGGGAGATGATATTCCCTTAGCGGTACTTTCTGATAAGCCTCGATTACTCTATGACTATTTCAAACAAAGATTTGCTCAGGTAACCAATCCAGCAATTGACCCTTTACGAGAAAGTTTAGTTATGTCCCTATCGATGCAGTTAGGGGCAAAGGGTAATATTCTCAACTTAAAACCCGAAGATGCCAAATTACTTAAATTAGAATCCCCAGTATTAAATGATGAAGAATTAGCCAGTATTGAGGCGACTGATTTTAAAACTCAATCCTTGTCCACCTTATATCAAATCTCTACAGGTCCAGATGGTCTGAAAGATGCAGTAGCTAAATTGTGTCAAGATGCAACTGCTGCGGTTAAGGCGGGAGTGGAAATTATTATTTTAAGCGATCGCCCCAAAGCGTATCAAATCGGTACAGAATATAGCTATATTCCCCCTTTACTGGCTGTGGGAGCAGTTCACCATCACTTAAGTCGCCAGGGATTACGCTTGAGAACTTCTTTGGTCGTAGATACGGCGCAGTGTTGGAGTACACATCACTTTGCTTGCTTAATCGGTTATGGTGCGTCGGCAGTCTGCCCTTATTTAGCCCTAGAAAGCGTTCGTCAATGGTGGAATGATCCTAAAACCCAGAAATTGATGCAGAATGAGCGTATTGAAGCAGTTGCTTTAGATAAAGCTCAGCAAAACTATCGTCAGTCTATTGAAGCGGGATTACTCAAGATTCTGTCAAAGATGGGAATTTCGCTGCTGTCTTCCTATCATGGAGCGCAAATTTTTGAAGCATTGGGCTTAGGAGTCGATTTAGTTGACTTAGCTTTTGCTGGCACAACTTCTCGCTTGGGCGGTTTAACTGTAGCCGAGTTAGCACATGAAATTATTGCTTTCCATCACAGAGCCTTCCCCGAACTTCAGGGCAAAAAGTTAGAAAATTACGGCTTTGTCAAGTACAAAAAAGGCGGCGAATATCACATGAACTCCCCTGAAATGTCGAAGGCACTTCATAAAGCGGTAGAAAGCAAACAGTATGACCATTACGAGCTTTATAAGCAGTATCTCCACGGCAGACCAGTAACAGCACTGCGTGATTTATTGGACTTTAATCCAGACCGCGAATCTATTTCTATTGACGAAGTTGAATCCGTAGCCAGCATCGTCAAACGCTTTTGCACTGGCGGGATGTCTTTAGGTTCTTTATCCCGAGAAGCTCATGAAACTTTGGCGGTGGCGATGAATCGAATTGGTGGCAAATCCAACTCAGGAGAAGGAGGAGAAGACAGTATTCGCTTCAAAGTATTAAATGATGTGGAAGCTAACGGCAAGTCTCCAACTCTACCTCATCTTAATGGCTTGAAAAACGGCGACACTGCCAGTTCTGCCATCAAACAGGTAGCATCAGGGCGCTTTGGGGTAACTCCAGAATATCTAATGAGTGCCAAACAGCTAGAAATCAAACTAGCTCAAGGAGCGAAGCCAGGAGAAGGAGGACAGCTACCAGGAAAAAAAGTTAGTCCTTACATTGCTTCTTTGCGACGTTCTAAGCCAGGGGTAACTTTAATTTCTCCTCCACCGCACCACGATATTTACTCCATTGAAGATTTAGCTCAGCTAATTTTCGATCTACATCAAATTAATCCTCAAGCCAAAGTTTCCGTTAAGCTGGTGGCAGAAATAGGCATCGGGACAATTGCTGCGGGGGTAGCTAAAGCCAACTCTGATGTGATTCAGATTTCGGGTCATGATGGTGGTACGGGAGCATCTCCTCTAAGTTCAATCAAACACGCAGGGGTATCTTGGGAATTAGGACTAACTGAAGTACATCGAGTATTGCTCCAAAATCAGCTACGCGATCGCGTCTTATTACGAGCCGATGGTGGTTTAAGAACTGGCTGGGACGTAATCATGGCTGCTCTGATGGGTGCAGAAGAATATGGATTTGGCTCAATTGCGATGATTGCCGAAGGCTGTATTATGGCGCGAGTTTGTCACATGAACACCTGCCCTGTAGGGGTAGCAACTCAACAACAGCATTTGAGAGATCGTTTTAAAGGTATTCCCGAAAACGTAGTAAATTTCTTCTACTTTGTCGCGGAAGAAGTGCGATCGCTGTTAGCCAAACTCGGCTATCGTAGTTTATCAGAAATCATTGGGCGTACCGATTTATTGGTACAGAATCTCAATGCCCAAATTGCTAAAACTAAGGGCTTAGACCTAAGCTGTCTGATTGATTTACCTAATGTGAAAAACGACCGTAGCTGGCTAGAACACGTTGAGGTTCACACTAATGGTGCCGTCTTAGATGAAGAAATATTAGCCGATGAAGCCATAAAAAGTGCGATCGCTAATCAGGACAAAGTGACTAAAGACGTAACGATTATTAACACTGATCGTAGTGTAGGGGCAAGAATTTCTGGAGAGATCGCTTCTAAGTATGGTAACAGTGGTTTTGCTGGAGAAATTACGCTGCAATTTAAAGGTACTGCGGGTCAAAGCTTTGGCGCATTCAATCTCCCGGGCATGAATCTAATTCTCTCGGGAGAAGCTAACGATTATGTTGGTAAAGGAATGCACGGCGGAGAAATTATCATTACTCCCGCTCAAAACGCTACCTATGATTTTGCTACTAACGTTATTGTCGGTAATACCTGTCTTTACGGAGCGACTGGTGGGGAACTTTATGCCAATGGACGTGCCGGCGAAAGATTTGCGGTACGTAACTCTCTCGCTAAAGCGGTAATTGAAGGAGCGGGCGATCACTGCTGTGAGTATATGACAGGCGGTTTGATCGTGGTTTTGGGTGAAGTTGGTCGCAATGTCGGCGCGGGGATGACTGGTGGTTTAGGTTATTTCCTCGATGAAAACAATACTTTCCCCAATAAAGTCAATCCTGAAATTGTCAAAATTCAACGGGTTGTTGCTGATGAAGGAGAAAAACAATTAAAAGAGATGATTCAGAATCATGTTGACAAAACTGGTAGTCCCAAAGGCAAAGCAATTCTGCAAGATTGGGATAACTATCTAGGCAAATTCTGGCAGGTAGTACCGCCATCAGAAGCAGACAGCCCAGAGGCTGGTGCAGCAGAAACCAAAACGCTGACATCGGTATAG
- a CDS encoding phosphomannose isomerase type II C-terminal cupin domain: MSQSTKTKSATNQKIENKLSPSTQLGVAAREIRPWGSFTTLEEGLGYKIKRIEVNPGHRLSLQMHHHRSEHWIVVSGTAKVTCGEREMILGSNQSTYVPQCTTHRLENPGVINLVLIEVQNGQYLGEDDIIRFSDDYARQ; this comes from the coding sequence ATGTCTCAATCTACCAAAACTAAATCAGCTACAAATCAAAAAATTGAGAATAAGCTTTCTCCCTCAACTCAACTAGGAGTTGCCGCTAGAGAAATTCGTCCTTGGGGTTCTTTTACAACTCTAGAGGAAGGTTTAGGATATAAGATTAAACGCATCGAAGTAAATCCTGGGCATCGCCTCAGCCTCCAAATGCACCATCACCGAAGCGAACATTGGATTGTAGTTTCGGGAACAGCCAAAGTTACGTGTGGCGAACGAGAGATGATTCTAGGCAGCAATCAGTCTACATATGTTCCCCAATGTACTACTCATAGACTAGAAAATCCTGGTGTAATTAATTTGGTCTTAATTGAAGTCCAAAATGGTCAGTATTTAGGCGAAGACGATATTATTCGCTTCAGCGATGATTATGCTCGTCAATAA